The segment CTTGTCTTCTACCTCCTGCATTCCCCTGTCTTCTACCTCCTGCATTCCCCTGTCTTCTACCTCCTGCATTCCCCTGTCTTCTACCTCCTGCATTCCCCTGTCTTCTACCTCCTGCATTCCCCTGTCTTCTACCTCCTGCATTCCCCTGTCTTCTACCTCCTGCATTCCCCTGTCTTTTCCCTTCTGCATTCCCCTGTCTTCTACCTCCTGCATTCCCCTGTCTTCTACCTCCTGCATTCCCCTGTCTTCTACCTCCTGCATTCCCATGTCTTCTACCTCCTGCATTCCCGTGTCTTCTACCTCCTGCATTCCCATGTCTTCTACCTCCTGCATTCCCCTGTCTTCTACCTCCTGCATTCCCTTGTCTTCTACCTCCTGCATTCCCTTGTCTTCTACCTCCTGCATTCCCCTGTCTTCTACCTCCTGCATTCCCCTGTCTTCTACCTCCTGCATTCCCCTGTCTTCTACCTCCTGCATTCCCTTGTCTTCTACCTCCTGCATTCCCCTGTCTTCTACCTCCTGCATTCCCTTGTCTTCTACCTCCTGCATTCCCCTGTCTTCTCCCTCCTGCATTCCCCTGTCTTCTACCTCCTGCATTCCCTTGTCTTCTACCTCCTGCATTCCCCTGTCTTCTCCCTCCTGCATTCCCTTGTCTTCTCCCTCCTGCATTCCCTTGTCTTCTACCTCCTGCATTCCCTTGTCTTCTACCTCCTGCATTCCCTTGTCTTCTACCTCCTGCATTCCCTTGTCTTCTCCCTCCTGCATTCCCTTGTCTTCTACCTCCTGCATTCCCTTGTCTTCTACCTCCTGCATTCCCTTGTCTTCTACCTCCTGCATTCCCTTGTCTTCTACCTCCTGCATtcccttgtcctctttctcttgcttttcttctttgtattcctTCCTTTGTTCACACGGAGGTCATGGTACTGGCTCGCCCTACCCCGTGACCTCCCGTGCTGGTGTGTGAGTGAGTAACGCGTGGCCACCCGCTGGCGAGGTGCGGCCACACTCCGAGCTCATTATTGCCCCGGTGTTGGGTTTCTTggggcagggggggcggggggggggggtgtgtacctatgcttgttattattattgttgttgttgttgttattatttttgttgttgtgtttatttttttcattatcattaccgTTTCCAGTATATAGGGTAGTAGTTCTAGATGCAATAGTGATAGCGTACtcacctacctccctacctatttAATTATCTACTTACCTAGCTGCCTACTTACCTTTCTACCTTCCcaattacctacctacctactacaTGTATACATAATCACGCatacttgcagagagagagagagagagagagagagagagagagagagagagagagagagagagagagagagagagagagagagagagagagagagagagagagagaggcggtaatAAGAGAACCTCGTCCAATTTTCCACCATTTATCCCCAACTTTTCGCTTCTCATCAAAGAGGAagtaagttttcttttttcttccctttttcctttcgttctttttcctcctcctcttcttcttcttttttctttcttcttcttcatcttcttcttcttcttgttcttgttcttcttcttcgactccttcatcatcatcatcatcatcatctttatcttcttccttcctcctccctcctcctcctcctcctcctccttctcctcctcctcttctcctcaccatAATCATCATAAGCATAGAAAGTCATTATTGAATTATTGATAGAGAGAAGAATGTGGgcagaatgtgaagaaaaaatatatttgtaaaagcgaagagagaaaagataaaggtaTGAAAAGccaaagagaaagataaagcatagcaaggagaacggaaaggagagaggaaaatatacagaaaaagaaagtaaagagaaataagATTAGGTGTGAAAAGTTGAAGtacatgaaagtgaaaaagagaaactgagaagagaaaaaagtagataagaactgatgaaaaaagtaaaatataagttGTAGAAAgttgaataaaatgaaaataagagaggagaggaaaacaaaggagagagaaaatctagaggaggaaaaggtggagagaaaaagaagatagtgtGCCAAAATTTCAAGTACataaaagtgaaagagagaaattatgaggtgagagagagagagagagagagagagagagagagagagagagagaatggagcttATATATAGAAGTAAAATATGGgtaaaggaatgaatggaagatgAAGGTAATAAAAGAGAAGGGGCGAAGggcagatgaaggggaagggttgTGTGCGAACCTCATCACTTaacaccactgccatcatcaccaccaccaccgccaccaccaccaccatcatcaccacctgtccaccaccaccaccaccaccaccaccaccacaaccatcaccgccattaccaccaccaccaccaccaaaactagaaccaccatcactactatcatccctatctttctcactctcaccttcaccaccaccatcatcaccaccatcaccaccaccaccatcatcaccatcaccaccaccaccatcaacatcaccaccaccaccaccaccatcaccaccaccaccatcaccaccatcaccaccaccgctatcatcaccattaccatcatcaccaccaccaccaccatcaccatcaccaccatcaccaccaccatcaccacctatccATCTCCACAAACTGTCCACCAAATGAGGTAAGAAgaaacttttctcctcctcctcctctttttttttttttttaatgccaaccTCGCTCTCCTCTTCCCTGAATCATCCtacttttaatcctcctcctccttcattaacaCACTGACCACCtgactccctcttctttttcctcatccatggacccattctctctctctctctctctctctctctctctctctctctctctatctatctatttatatctgtctatctatctttgtgtgtgtgtgtgtgtgtgtgtgtgtgtgtgtgtgtgtgtgtgtgtgtgtgtgtgtgtgtgtgtgtaaatttttcTGAAGAACACCATCAAATTTTGCTTCTCTTATCCCTTCCacccttcattctctttattgcctcctcctcctcctcctcctcctcctcctttctcttcctctcctttccgcctcatttcctttctttctttcgcaaACATAAACTGGGATCAGGTTGTCCCCAGCAACTTATGGACACGGGTCCAGTGTCCcaaccctcccctctctctctctctctctctctctctctctctctctctctctctctctctctctctctctctctctctctctctctctctctctctctctctctctctctctctctctctctctctctctctctcattcgcgaTTCTTGAACTGAAATAGCTGACTTGGAAAGATAAatattgaaaaggaagagagagagagagagagagagagagagaaagggacgtaATTTCCTTAAGTAGAGTAAGTCACGTCAAAGTGTTTAGAAAAATCGCTCacactaactttctctctctcttttttatttattttatttaaacacatatatatttacaaaacccaaaggtgcactggcgtgtgctgcctattcaaagggcataaaaaaaaaataaaaataaaaataatacatacaTCATAAACATtcacatatatacacattacactGTCATTAAAGTGTCAATGGAGTAGGAAGTGTGTTTCTCCAGTGGTGAGCCGCCAGCTTAACTTTCCGGACGTGAGTGACGGTGGCTGTGAACACATTCCACATTCGGGAGACTCTGCCcacaaaggtgcgttggtgctggctggggCAGGAAcgtggcacctccactgcgtcaccacgggatagcaccgttcttgTGTCTCGCATGGTGACTCGGAGGTTGACGTAGTCCTGCCAGGTGTGACACTTCCTGCACCTATGTTTTGTGGAAAACAACAAGCGCTGCGACatccctgcggtgttccagcgAATCGACGGAGCTGGGAGTCTCCGACTGGGGTGGGGGGTCtgcagcatccaccagtcgcagcgcCCGCCACTGGATgctgtcgagtctcccgctgtgcgaggcagtacacgacatccaagagagggcagcgtactctaggtaaggccgtatctgggccttgtagagcaggagcctcccttttctgtcgaggaagctggccacccttcgcaggcaggagactctgtgggaggccttttgggcaatgtgtttgatgtggctgtcaaaccgtagccctcgatccacttccactcccagaatcttgacggattcctggtgTGGGAGAGAGATGCCACCAAAGCGTATATAgcctcccctccactgctggccccgcagtgggggatcgagagaccaccattgcctgggtcttctccggggcaaaggtcacctgccagcgggcaccccactcctgtagcaccttcagctgttgattgacctcgtcagcagctcgcccactgtcttgtcgggggtaggtgcaggagagagtgcaatcatcagcgtaagctgagattgctggcagctgccggagaaggtcgtccacgtaaatattccacaggactggccccagcactgaaccctgtggcactgatgcctccactggcaggGACTCGGACGCCTGCCCGTTAACGACGACCTGGAGCGTCCTTCCTtgcaggtagtctcccaggagctgaaggaagtcgccttggatgcccttagcGCGGAGCTTTTCGAGGAGGCCACCGTGCCACACTCTGTCGAAAGCACCCGCTATGTCCTGGGCCACCACGACAAtatccaggccgtcgtcaagggcgtcctgctaGCTTTTagtgagaaggatgagaagatcagaggtggaccggccaggtctgaacccaaa is part of the Eriocheir sinensis breed Jianghai 21 chromosome 25, ASM2467909v1, whole genome shotgun sequence genome and harbors:
- the LOC127003623 gene encoding nipped-B-like protein B; protein product: MQEVEDKGMQEVEDKGMQEVEDKGMQEVEDKGMQEGEDKGMQEVEDKGMQEVEDKGMQEVEDKGMQEGEDKGMQEGEDRGMQEVEDKGMQEVEDRGMQEGEDRGMQEVEDKGMQEVEDRGMQEVEDKGMQEVEDRGMQEVEDRGMQEVEDRGMQEVEDKGMQEVEDKGMQEVEDRGMQEVEDMGMQEVEDTGMQEVEDMGMQEVEDRGMQEVEDRGMQEVEDRGMQKGKDRGMQEVEDRGMQEVEDRGMQEVEDRGMQEVEDRGMQEVEDRGMQEVEDRGMQEVEDKGMQEVEDKGMQEVEDRGMQEVEDKGMQEVEDKGMQEVEDKGMQEGEDRGMQEVEDRGMQEVEDRGMQEVEDRGMQEVEDRGMQEVEDRGMQEVEDRGMQEVEDRGIQEESPTLHEKLADKENQNSISLTGSLTNRIIAQEPDGEIDRSEIREIKRRISESQPKRTSWTV